A region from the Geobacillus vulcani PSS1 genome encodes:
- the ribH gene encoding 6,7-dimethyl-8-ribityllumazine synthase, with protein sequence MRVIEGNLVGTGLKIGIVVSRFNEFITGKLLSGAIDGLTRHGVSDHDITVAWVPGAFEIPLVAKKMAESKQFDAVITLGAVIRGATSHFDYVCSEAAKGVSHAALSSGIPVIFGVLTTDTIEQAIERAGTKAGNKGWEAAVSAIEMANVLRALA encoded by the coding sequence ATGCGTGTCATTGAAGGAAATTTAGTCGGCACCGGGTTGAAAATCGGCATCGTCGTCTCCCGGTTTAATGAGTTCATCACCGGTAAGCTTTTGTCAGGGGCGATCGACGGCTTGACGCGCCATGGCGTGAGCGACCATGACATCACGGTCGCCTGGGTGCCCGGTGCATTTGAAATCCCGCTTGTGGCGAAAAAAATGGCCGAATCGAAGCAGTTTGACGCTGTCATTACGCTTGGCGCTGTCATCCGTGGGGCGACGAGCCATTTTGACTACGTCTGCAGCGAGGCGGCCAAAGGCGTTTCCCACGCGGCGCTTTCTAGCGGCATTCCGGTTATTTTCGGCGTTTTGACGACCGATACGATCGAACAAGCCATTGAACGAGCCGGCACAAAAGCGGGCAATAAAGGATGGGAAGCGGCGGTTTCGGCGATCGAAATGGCGAATGTTCTGCGGGCGCTTGCGTAA
- a CDS encoding GNAT family N-acetyltransferase, whose amino-acid sequence MLIRYRKNYEKIAMGLLSFMPTEKDLKRLQQTMKQYETNSDWQLFLWKEGDDIVGIIGVLLRAPDVVEIQHISVNPSYRHQGIGKQMVKALKEAYPGRRLCANEWTASFFDKCHACNE is encoded by the coding sequence ATGTTAATCCGTTACCGAAAAAATTACGAGAAAATCGCCATGGGGCTGCTGTCGTTTATGCCGACGGAAAAAGATCTGAAACGGCTGCAGCAGACGATGAAACAGTATGAAACGAACAGCGATTGGCAGCTGTTTTTATGGAAAGAAGGGGATGACATCGTCGGCATTATCGGCGTCCTGCTGCGCGCTCCCGATGTTGTGGAAATCCAGCACATCAGCGTCAATCCGTCATACCGCCATCAGGGAATCGGAAAACAGATGGTCAAGGCATTGAAAGAGGCGTACCCGGGTCGCCGATTGTGCGCCAACGAATGGACTGCCTCGTTTTTTGATAAATGCCATGCATGCAACGAATAG
- a CDS encoding DUF309 domain-containing protein — MYPKAYIEYLIHFHSDRDYFECHEILEEHWKQDGRKKGWLVLIQTAVAFYHYRRGNVSGALRLIRRARALLDEAQEMIRRLGLDEEALARLLDETAQRIARGEPYESVELPIRDRSLYEQCQAACTHRQLVWGQASDLANLDLVDKHRRRDRSDIIATREQKKRAKAEGDGFSPPPPPA, encoded by the coding sequence ATGTACCCAAAAGCATATATCGAGTATTTAATCCATTTCCATAGCGACCGCGATTACTTTGAATGTCACGAAATTTTGGAGGAACATTGGAAACAAGACGGTCGAAAAAAAGGTTGGCTTGTGCTCATTCAAACGGCAGTCGCTTTTTACCATTACCGGCGCGGCAACGTCTCGGGAGCGCTGCGCCTCATTCGACGGGCGCGGGCGCTGCTTGACGAAGCGCAAGAGATGATCCGGCGGCTCGGCCTCGATGAGGAGGCGCTCGCCCGCTTGCTCGACGAAACGGCTCAGCGGATCGCCCGCGGCGAACCGTACGAAAGCGTCGAACTGCCGATTCGTGATCGTTCCCTTTACGAGCAATGCCAGGCTGCCTGCACCCATCGGCAGCTCGTTTGGGGACAAGCAAGCGACTTAGCCAACCTTGATCTTGTAGATAAACACCGGCGACGCGACCGCTCCGACATCATCGCCACACGCGAACAAAAAAAGCGGGCCAAAGCGGAAGGGGATGGCTTTTCTCCCCCTCCGCCGCCCGCCTGA
- a CDS encoding segregation/condensation protein A: MDVQLPYNVKIEAFEGPLDLLLHLINRYEIDIYDIPVAQITEQYMAYIHAMQELELDIASEYLVMAATLLAIKSKMLLPSSNNEEAVDGDIEWVDDGDPREELTQRLLEYKKFKEAARELKRREEERALLFTKPPSDLSGYVDEKKAAPLDVNVYDMLGALSKLLRRKKLQKPMRAKIARQDLSVEQRMAEILHELKQANGRKNFYELFPSYDRSYIVVTFLAILELMKRGEIIVEQERNFSDLFLAVKPTG; this comes from the coding sequence ATGGATGTGCAATTGCCGTACAACGTCAAAATCGAAGCGTTTGAAGGGCCGCTTGATCTGCTTTTGCATTTGATCAACCGCTATGAAATCGATATTTACGATATTCCGGTCGCGCAAATTACGGAGCAGTATATGGCGTACATTCACGCTATGCAGGAGCTTGAGTTGGATATCGCCAGCGAATATTTAGTGATGGCGGCCACCTTGCTGGCGATCAAAAGCAAAATGCTGTTGCCGTCCTCTAATAATGAGGAAGCTGTCGACGGCGACATCGAGTGGGTCGATGACGGCGACCCGCGTGAGGAGCTGACGCAGCGGCTGCTTGAATATAAAAAGTTTAAAGAGGCGGCGCGCGAACTGAAGCGGCGCGAAGAGGAGCGGGCGCTTTTGTTTACAAAGCCGCCGAGCGACTTAAGTGGATACGTTGATGAGAAAAAGGCGGCGCCGCTTGATGTGAACGTATATGATATGCTTGGCGCCTTGTCAAAGCTGTTGCGCCGCAAAAAACTGCAAAAACCGATGCGGGCGAAAATCGCCCGCCAAGATCTTTCCGTCGAACAGCGCATGGCGGAAATTTTGCATGAACTAAAACAGGCGAACGGGCGGAAAAACTTTTACGAGCTGTTTCCGTCCTACGATCGTTCGTATATCGTCGTAACGTTTTTGGCCATTTTAGAGTTGATGAAGCGAGGCGAAATTATCGTTGAGCAAGAACGGAATTTCAGCGATTTGTTTCTTGCGGTGAAACCAACCGGCTGA
- the scpB gene encoding SMC-Scp complex subunit ScpB: MEQNGTGKTGGAGALKPAKAIVEALLFAAGDEGLSLSQIAAVLEVSELEAKAVIAELQEDYRREERGIQLMELAGVFLLATKKEHAPYLKKLVEAPGASPLSQAALETLAIIAYRQPITRAEIEEIRGVKSDKPLQTLMARALIKEVGRAEGTGRPILYGTTPEFLDYFGLKTLEELPPLPEWTDDGESEREADLFFEKLAENLSDKQPEYGKLKKNG; this comes from the coding sequence ATGGAACAAAACGGAACGGGAAAAACGGGCGGCGCCGGCGCGCTCAAGCCGGCAAAGGCGATTGTAGAAGCGCTGTTGTTTGCTGCCGGTGACGAAGGACTGTCGCTTTCGCAAATTGCTGCTGTATTGGAAGTCAGCGAGCTGGAAGCAAAGGCGGTGATCGCTGAACTGCAGGAAGACTACCGCCGCGAAGAACGCGGCATCCAACTGATGGAGCTGGCCGGCGTGTTTCTGCTGGCGACGAAAAAAGAGCACGCTCCGTACTTAAAAAAGTTGGTCGAGGCGCCGGGGGCGTCGCCGCTATCGCAGGCGGCGCTTGAGACGCTTGCCATTATCGCATACCGCCAGCCGATTACGCGCGCGGAAATTGAGGAAATTCGCGGCGTAAAAAGCGACAAACCGTTGCAGACGCTCATGGCGCGGGCGCTTATTAAGGAAGTCGGTCGCGCCGAAGGAACCGGGCGGCCGATTTTGTACGGGACAACCCCGGAATTTCTCGATTATTTCGGGCTAAAAACGCTTGAGGAGCTGCCGCCGCTGCCGGAATGGACGGATGATGGCGAATCCGAGCGGGAAGCAGATTTATTTTTCGAAAAATTGGCAGAAAATTTGAGCGACAAGCAGCCGGAATATGGTAAACTAAAGAAAAACGGCTGA
- a CDS encoding Fe-Mn family superoxide dismutase: MDDQVLFAEYAARVNEWGNQVKETLALRGASTEGASSLLEFIAEQDGEWTEEAVRELQRLADDVYVGALRQYVMEAAAWGRQVEQALSARRTTEDVGLSSLLAYIDGHGDEWTEEAIYELQRLVDDVYTRGMRLADSSTAEREEEATQEQVKGESVLPEPEGENKENEDGWLDTSGTAERIEDGQEPAFMVEFSDSLPDIADGEPGQADDVTDGKQRWVDADDSGEPRQQVAPGRHVLPPLPYRYDALEPHISEEIMRLHHTKHHQSYVDGLNQAERMMAEARRTNNFDLLKHWEREAAFHGSGHYLHTIFWYNMHPEGGGEPRGDLRAQIERDFGSFAAFRRHFTEAAKSAEGVGWALLVWAPRAHRLEILQAEKHQLMAQWDVIPLLVLDVWEHAYYLQYKNDRAAYIEHWWNVVNWRNVEERFHEARKLRWQPF; encoded by the coding sequence ATGGATGATCAGGTGTTGTTCGCCGAATACGCGGCTAGGGTGAACGAATGGGGAAATCAAGTCAAGGAGACGCTCGCTTTGCGTGGGGCGAGCACGGAGGGCGCTTCGTCGTTGCTCGAGTTTATTGCCGAGCAGGATGGCGAGTGGACGGAAGAGGCTGTCCGCGAGCTTCAGCGCCTTGCCGATGATGTGTATGTCGGTGCGCTTCGCCAATATGTGATGGAAGCGGCTGCGTGGGGAAGACAAGTTGAGCAGGCGCTGTCTGCGCGCAGGACGACTGAGGATGTCGGGCTTTCATCTCTGTTGGCGTACATCGATGGACACGGCGATGAATGGACCGAAGAAGCGATTTACGAACTTCAGCGTCTTGTCGATGACGTATATACGCGGGGCATGCGCCTGGCTGATTCGTCAACTGCCGAGCGGGAAGAAGAGGCGACGCAAGAACAAGTCAAAGGGGAATCGGTGTTGCCTGAGCCGGAGGGTGAAAATAAAGAGAACGAAGACGGATGGCTTGACACCAGCGGGACGGCGGAGCGGATTGAGGACGGCCAAGAGCCGGCTTTTATGGTGGAGTTCTCCGACTCGTTGCCTGATATCGCTGACGGCGAGCCGGGCCAAGCGGACGACGTGACCGATGGAAAGCAGCGCTGGGTGGATGCAGACGACAGCGGTGAGCCGCGTCAACAAGTGGCGCCCGGCCGTCATGTCTTGCCGCCGCTGCCGTATCGTTATGATGCGCTCGAGCCGCATATTTCCGAAGAAATCATGCGCCTACACCATACGAAGCATCATCAAAGCTATGTCGACGGTCTCAATCAGGCGGAGCGGATGATGGCCGAGGCGCGCCGGACGAACAATTTTGATCTGTTGAAACATTGGGAGAGGGAAGCGGCGTTCCACGGCTCCGGGCATTATTTGCATACCATCTTTTGGTACAACATGCATCCAGAGGGCGGCGGCGAGCCGCGTGGGGACCTGAGGGCGCAAATCGAGCGCGATTTTGGCAGTTTTGCCGCCTTTCGCCGTCATTTCACTGAAGCGGCGAAAAGCGCCGAAGGGGTCGGTTGGGCGTTGCTCGTTTGGGCGCCGCGAGCGCACCGGCTGGAAATTTTGCAGGCGGAAAAACACCAGCTCATGGCGCAATGGGATGTGATCCCGCTTCTTGTGCTTGATGTGTGGGAACATGCCTACTATTTGCAATACAAAAATGATCGGGCGGCGTACATCGAGCATTGGTGGAACGTCGTCAACTGGCGCAACGTCGAGGAGCGCTTTCATGAGGCGCGGAAGCTTCGTTGGCAGCCGTTTTAA
- a CDS encoding D-alanyl-D-alanine carboxypeptidase family protein: MNKQKRLIALILALAAGIMAFVPERMRAMDGVSAKSAILIEQHSGRVLFAKDAYTKRRIASITKIMTAILAIESGKMDDTVKVSARAVRTEGSSIYLREGEKIKLRDLVYGLMLRSGNDAAVAIAEHVGGSVEGFVFLMNQKAAEIGMRDTEFANPHGLDDAENHYSTAYDMALLMQYAMKNKEFRRISGTKVYRAPAPPGEDGARVWRNKNKLLTSLYEYCTGGKTGYTKRAHRTLVTTASKGGIDLIAVTLDAPDDWNDHIAMYEYGFSHYHIAKVSSERVVDKISDPFYRGRLQAVRDLQYPVTDKEENGLRVKVYLLKPRKKWEKYPEQAPTEVGKAVLYLHQKAVDSVPLLYEPGKEGSGRGLLWQAFRFLGVRSDG; encoded by the coding sequence ATGAATAAGCAGAAGCGGCTCATTGCGCTTATTCTTGCACTCGCTGCGGGGATCATGGCATTTGTTCCAGAGCGGATGCGTGCTATGGATGGAGTGAGCGCAAAAAGCGCGATTTTGATAGAGCAGCATTCCGGGCGGGTTTTGTTTGCCAAGGATGCCTATACAAAACGGCGCATCGCCAGCATTACGAAAATTATGACGGCCATTTTGGCGATTGAATCGGGGAAGATGGACGACACAGTGAAGGTCAGCGCCCGCGCTGTCCGGACCGAAGGGTCGTCGATTTACTTGCGCGAAGGGGAAAAAATCAAACTGCGCGATTTGGTATATGGGCTGATGCTTCGTTCCGGCAACGATGCGGCGGTTGCCATCGCGGAACATGTTGGCGGCAGCGTTGAAGGGTTTGTTTTTTTAATGAACCAAAAAGCGGCTGAAATCGGGATGCGTGATACCGAGTTTGCCAATCCGCATGGACTCGACGATGCGGAAAACCATTATTCGACTGCCTATGATATGGCGTTGCTTATGCAATATGCGATGAAAAATAAAGAGTTTCGCCGCATCTCGGGGACGAAGGTGTACCGCGCCCCCGCTCCGCCTGGCGAAGACGGCGCGCGTGTGTGGCGGAATAAAAACAAGTTGTTGACCAGTCTTTACGAATATTGCACCGGGGGCAAAACCGGCTATACGAAACGGGCGCACCGCACGCTGGTGACGACAGCGTCCAAAGGAGGCATCGATTTGATCGCTGTGACATTGGATGCACCGGACGATTGGAATGACCATATCGCTATGTACGAGTATGGATTTTCCCATTATCACATCGCCAAAGTGAGCAGCGAGCGGGTGGTCGACAAAATTTCTGATCCATTTTACCGCGGGCGGCTACAGGCGGTCCGCGATTTGCAATATCCGGTGACCGATAAAGAGGAGAACGGGCTGCGAGTGAAAGTGTATTTGCTGAAGCCGCGCAAGAAATGGGAAAAATACCCAGAGCAAGCGCCGACAGAGGTCGGGAAGGCGGTGCTTTATTTGCATCAAAAGGCGGTTGATTCGGTGCCGTTGTTGTATGAACCGGGAAAGGAAGGAAGCGGCCGAGGGCTTTTATGGCAAGCATTTCGCTTTTTAGGTGTGAGAAGCGATGGTTAA
- a CDS encoding nucleoside recognition domain-containing protein, giving the protein MVNLIWVMMAVIGIVFAAVNGTMDEVNKAVFESAKEAVTISIGMISILVFWLGLMAIAERAGLLDKAARLFMPLVRRLFPEVPLGHPALGYIVSNMVANMFGLGNAATPMGIKAMEQLKKLNGGRDEASRSMVTFLAINTSSITLIPATVISIRMTYGSAAPGEIIGTTIVASTISTIGAVLIDRYYYWKRMRKGRKP; this is encoded by the coding sequence ATGGTTAATCTCATTTGGGTGATGATGGCAGTCATCGGCATTGTCTTTGCGGCAGTCAACGGAACGATGGATGAAGTGAACAAAGCAGTGTTTGAAAGCGCCAAAGAGGCGGTGACGATCAGCATCGGCATGATCAGCATTTTAGTGTTTTGGCTCGGATTGATGGCGATCGCTGAACGCGCCGGCTTGCTTGACAAAGCGGCGCGTCTGTTTATGCCGCTTGTGCGCCGCCTGTTTCCGGAGGTGCCGCTCGGTCATCCCGCGCTCGGCTATATCGTCTCGAATATGGTCGCCAACATGTTCGGCCTTGGCAATGCGGCGACGCCGATGGGCATCAAGGCGATGGAACAGCTAAAAAAGCTCAATGGCGGCCGTGACGAGGCGAGCCGATCGATGGTGACATTTTTGGCCATTAACACATCAAGCATTACGCTCATTCCAGCGACCGTCATCTCGATCCGCATGACGTACGGTTCAGCGGCGCCGGGCGAGATCATTGGGACGACGATCGTTGCCTCAACGATTTCGACGATTGGGGCGGTACTAATTGACCGGTACTATTATTGGAAACGGATGCGGAAAGGCAGGAAGCCATAA
- a CDS encoding spore maturation protein, with the protein MAIVQLLSVWLIPALIAFILLYGTAKKVPTYEAFVEGGKEGIEIAFSLIPYLVGMLVSVAIFRASGALDAMMEVIKPLADAIGLPAEIVPLAALRTISGTAALGMTTDLIATYGPDSFIGRLASTIQGSTETTLYVLTVYFGAVGVKKMGDALKVGILADILSFIVSVFIVLFVFGR; encoded by the coding sequence ATGGCCATCGTCCAACTTCTTTCCGTTTGGTTGATCCCTGCGCTCATTGCTTTTATTTTGCTTTACGGTACAGCAAAGAAAGTGCCGACGTACGAAGCGTTTGTGGAAGGCGGCAAGGAAGGGATCGAGATCGCGTTTTCGCTCATCCCTTATTTGGTCGGCATGTTGGTGTCGGTCGCCATTTTCCGCGCCTCAGGGGCTCTTGATGCCATGATGGAAGTGATCAAGCCGCTGGCTGATGCCATTGGACTGCCGGCTGAGATCGTTCCGCTGGCGGCTCTTCGCACGATTTCCGGCACGGCGGCGCTCGGCATGACGACCGATTTGATTGCCACGTATGGCCCGGATTCGTTCATCGGCCGCCTTGCCTCTACGATCCAAGGCAGTACGGAGACGACGCTTTACGTGCTCACCGTCTATTTTGGCGCCGTTGGCGTCAAAAAAATGGGTGATGCGTTAAAAGTCGGCATTTTGGCCGACATTCTCAGCTTTATTGTTTCTGTTTTCATCGTTTTGTTTGTATTCGGGCGCTAG
- the rluB gene encoding 23S rRNA pseudouridine(2605) synthase RluB, translating into MERLQKVIARAGIASRRKAEELILQGRVKVNGRVVTELGVKVGPRDDVEVDGIPVEREEPVYYLLYKPRGVISSVKDDKGRKVVTDFFKDLDKRIYPIGRLDYDTSGLLLLTNDGDFANLLMHPRYEIEKVYVAKVKGIPTREQLKQLEQGVMLEDGMTAPAKVKLLSVDRTKRTAIVEIRIHEGRNRQVRRMFEAIGCEVLKLKRERYAFLDLKGLRPGEYRELTPHEVKLLRALAQSGGRK; encoded by the coding sequence ATGGAACGGTTGCAAAAAGTGATTGCCCGCGCCGGCATCGCGTCACGGCGCAAGGCGGAAGAACTCATTTTGCAAGGCCGGGTGAAAGTGAACGGCCGCGTCGTCACCGAGCTCGGCGTCAAAGTCGGGCCGCGCGATGATGTCGAAGTCGACGGCATTCCGGTCGAGCGTGAGGAGCCGGTCTACTATTTGTTGTACAAGCCGCGCGGAGTGATCTCGAGCGTAAAAGACGACAAGGGCCGCAAAGTGGTGACTGATTTTTTCAAAGATCTGGACAAACGTATTTATCCGATCGGACGGCTTGATTACGATACGTCCGGCTTGCTTTTGTTGACGAATGACGGCGACTTTGCCAATTTGCTCATGCATCCGCGCTATGAGATCGAGAAAGTATACGTCGCCAAGGTGAAAGGCATCCCGACGCGCGAGCAGCTGAAGCAGCTCGAGCAAGGAGTGATGCTCGAAGACGGCATGACGGCGCCGGCGAAAGTGAAACTGCTCTCGGTCGACCGAACAAAGCGGACGGCGATTGTCGAAATCCGCATTCATGAGGGGCGGAACCGGCAAGTGCGCCGCATGTTTGAGGCGATCGGCTGTGAAGTGTTGAAACTGAAACGGGAACGGTATGCGTTCCTCGATTTGAAAGGGCTGCGCCCTGGCGAATACCGCGAGCTGACGCCGCATGAGGTAAAACTTTTGCGCGCGCTTGCCCAGTCCGGAGGAAGAAAATGA
- the resA gene encoding thiol-disulfide oxidoreductase ResA, with protein sequence MKKQQRFVMRTAILLVLLAAVGYTIYTNFFTEKTAVAVGSTAPDFVLTDLKGHEHRLSDYRGKGVFLNFWGTWCKPCEREMPYMNELYPIYKKQGVEILAVNVGEPKLNVRKFAERFGLTFPIVIDRQDQVLNAYNVGPLPTTFLIDKNGEVKQIIEGTMTKEDIERHLESIKP encoded by the coding sequence ATGAAAAAACAACAGCGTTTCGTGATGAGAACGGCGATTTTGCTCGTGTTGCTCGCGGCGGTCGGCTATACGATTTACACCAACTTTTTCACTGAAAAAACGGCGGTCGCCGTTGGTTCGACGGCGCCTGATTTTGTGCTGACCGATTTGAAAGGACATGAACATCGTCTCTCCGACTATCGCGGCAAGGGCGTTTTTTTGAACTTTTGGGGAACGTGGTGCAAGCCGTGCGAGCGGGAAATGCCGTACATGAACGAGCTGTATCCGATCTATAAAAAACAAGGGGTCGAAATTTTGGCCGTCAATGTTGGTGAGCCGAAGCTGAACGTTCGAAAATTTGCCGAGCGGTTCGGCTTGACGTTTCCGATCGTCATCGATCGTCAAGATCAAGTGTTAAATGCCTATAATGTCGGGCCGTTGCCGACGACGTTTTTGATCGACAAAAACGGTGAAGTCAAGCAAATCATTGAGGGAACGATGACGAAAGAAGACATTGAGCGGCATCTAGAAAGCATCAAACCATAA
- a CDS encoding cytochrome c biogenesis protein ResB, which translates to MEQVKCECGHVNPHGTAFCESCGKPMADAGEKPLLDMRYEGSARRSQTYKKTIIDQIWAFFSSVKVGVALIVMTLIASAIGTIFPQQMYIPPNVDPAEYYKQQYGWAGKLYYELGFNNLYGSWWYILLIALIGVSLVICSLDRVVPLYRALKRQGVKRHPRFLERQRLFGVSRVADLDKTVSALKERLAARRYHVREEDGHLLAEKGRFSRWGPYVNHIGLIIFLIGAMLRSVPGMYIDRVMWIPEGEMKEIPGTNGRYFLKSEKFIFETYKKGEDNGVFNAAIDRVGNGMIAKNYQTNVVLYKRVGPVIPGAKPKLKKVKEYAIRVNEPLKFNHYALYQVDFRLNEPKAMSFALADKRTGKTFGTVTVDLYDPKETYDLGNGYRVELLSYFPDFEFDEDGNPSTKSRVPNNPAFVFKMYAPDRPKGETSFVAIQQTIEPFGNNKYKMAFVGLETRNVSGLTVRRDLTLWILGLGGAIFMIGLIQGMYWNHRRIWVQRVNGELWIAAHTNKNWFGLKNELRRLLDGIGVAMPVDRLEEGKKAGQGGQVHGHGTA; encoded by the coding sequence ATGGAACAAGTCAAATGCGAATGCGGCCACGTCAATCCGCACGGTACAGCGTTTTGCGAGTCGTGCGGCAAACCTATGGCGGACGCGGGAGAGAAACCGCTTTTGGACATGCGCTACGAAGGGAGCGCGCGCCGGTCACAGACGTATAAAAAAACGATCATCGACCAAATTTGGGCGTTTTTCTCGTCGGTCAAAGTCGGCGTCGCACTCATTGTCATGACGCTCATCGCTTCGGCGATCGGCACGATTTTTCCTCAGCAAATGTACATTCCACCGAACGTCGATCCGGCGGAGTACTACAAGCAGCAGTACGGCTGGGCAGGGAAGCTGTATTATGAGCTTGGCTTTAACAATTTGTACGGCTCATGGTGGTACATTTTGCTCATCGCCTTAATCGGCGTTTCGCTCGTCATTTGCAGTTTGGACCGTGTTGTGCCGCTGTACCGAGCTTTGAAACGGCAAGGGGTGAAACGCCATCCCCGCTTTTTGGAGCGGCAGCGGCTGTTTGGCGTTTCACGCGTGGCGGATTTGGACAAGACGGTTTCTGCGCTGAAAGAGCGGCTTGCCGCGCGGCGCTACCATGTGCGCGAGGAGGATGGCCACCTGCTCGCCGAAAAGGGGCGGTTTTCCCGCTGGGGGCCATATGTCAATCATATCGGCCTCATCATTTTCTTAATTGGAGCGATGCTCCGTTCGGTTCCCGGCATGTACATTGATCGAGTGATGTGGATTCCGGAAGGAGAGATGAAAGAAATTCCTGGGACGAACGGACGCTATTTTTTAAAAAGCGAAAAGTTTATTTTTGAAACGTATAAAAAAGGCGAGGACAATGGGGTGTTCAACGCGGCCATCGACCGCGTCGGCAACGGAATGATCGCGAAAAACTATCAAACGAACGTCGTGTTGTATAAACGCGTCGGCCCTGTGATCCCCGGCGCGAAGCCGAAGCTGAAAAAAGTGAAAGAGTATGCGATTCGCGTCAACGAGCCGCTGAAGTTCAACCATTATGCGCTTTATCAAGTTGATTTCCGCTTGAATGAGCCGAAAGCGATGTCGTTTGCGCTCGCAGACAAAAGGACAGGGAAAACGTTTGGCACGGTGACGGTCGATTTGTACGACCCGAAAGAAACGTACGATCTTGGAAACGGATATCGCGTTGAGCTATTAAGCTATTTTCCTGACTTTGAATTTGATGAAGATGGCAATCCGTCGACGAAATCGCGCGTGCCAAACAACCCGGCGTTCGTGTTCAAAATGTATGCTCCGGATCGTCCAAAGGGGGAAACGAGCTTTGTCGCTATCCAGCAGACGATCGAGCCGTTTGGCAACAACAAGTACAAAATGGCGTTTGTGGGGCTTGAGACGCGCAACGTTTCCGGCTTGACCGTCCGCCGCGACTTGACGCTTTGGATTTTAGGGTTGGGCGGTGCGATTTTCATGATCGGGCTCATTCAAGGAATGTATTGGAACCACCGCCGCATTTGGGTGCAGCGGGTGAATGGCGAATTATGGATCGCGGCGCATACGAACAAAAACTGGTTCGGCTTGAAAAACGAGCTGCGCCGATTGCTTGACGGCATCGGCGTCGCAATGCCGGTCGATCGGCTCGAGGAAGGAAAAAAAGCCGGACAAGGGGGACAAGTCCATGGACATGGCACAGCTTAG